Sequence from the Candidatus Zixiibacteriota bacterium genome:
TCCGTCGTTGTAATCTGCCTATGCCCCCGCGCCCGCTGGACCAGGTACAGGTCGCCGGTTTTGTGGTACAGCCGGGTGGCGAACGTGTGGCGGAGGGAGTGGACGGAGACGGGGCGGGTGATGCTGGCCTGCCGGCACAGGGCTGCGAACCGCAGTTGAACCTGCCGGGCACCCAGACGGCGGCCGGACTGGCCGCGGAATAGGGGCGAATTCGGGCCACTGAGTTGGTGACCGGTGCGTTGGACATGGCGCTGGGTGTGCGGGCGGCGACACCGGGTCTGATCTGTCACTCGGCTCGCAGGTCGCAGTACGGCGCCGAGGACGTCACGGCCATGATCACCCGTTTCCACCTGCGCGGCAGCATGGGCCGCCAGGGCAACTGCTGGGACAACGCGGTGGTGGAAAGCTTCTTCGGTTCGTTCAAGACCGAACGCGTGCACGGAACCTACTGGGCGACGCGAACCGAGGCCCGGAGCGCGGTCGTGGCATGGATCGAGGGCTGGTACAACCGGGAACGCATGCACACCAGCCTGAACGATCTCAGTCCGATTGAGTTTGAGGAGCAGTTGGAAGGGAAGACTATCTAACCGAGTGTCAACGAAAACGGGGGAAGATCAGTAGTCCAAGTTGCCGTCAGTGCCTCGCCGGCTCCAGTTCCCGCCGTCACCAGCAAGAGGGCGGTTGCCAATAGCGCTGTCACTGCAGTGTGCAGCACCCATATTCGCATGTCGCGCCTCCTATGGTACCGGAGCCAAGTCGATGGCGTGCGCCGACCCTCCCGAAGTGAGGATGAACCTCTCGATTGTGTGCGTACGCACGTCAATCACGAGAACCGGACCACTGTGGTACGTGTTCACATATGCCTTCTCTCCCGACGGCAAGAACCTGATGTCCAGTACTGCCAGTCCGTCATTGGGGGTCGGGCCCAGGCCGTCGGTCTTGATCGTGTCCAAGGGGTGGCCCGATTGTGCATCGAATGCAATGACATGCCCCGGGTAGATTGGGGTCTGCCACAGGAATCCGTGCTCGGAAACCCATACCTCTCTGCCATCGGGTGTAACTCGGCAGTAGCCAACGGCCACGGACAGTGCTCGTCTGAACACCACCTGCCGTCTCTCCAGATCATATCCGATCAGGGACGGCCCGCCTCCGGCACCGCCGCCAACCGCGTACAGCCGCCGTCCATCCGGGGACAGCGTGAAGCGGGTGACCTGAAAGCCGACGCCCTGATCGTCCGGTTCGATGATCACCGAATCGATCTCTTGGTTTTCCTGGTAGTCAAAGATGGCCAGCTTCGATTCGTCGTCGTTAGGAACGGACGACTGCCGTTGGTCAATGCCCATAACCCACGGTTTTCCAGGTACCTTCTCTGCCCAGATGAGTTCTACGGGCCAGGTGGTCGTGGGAGCAAGGGTCGGAAGGGAGTAAACAAGAGTGCTGTCGAATGGTGTCCCTACAACCGCGTGGATGTCGGGCAAGAACGCAGGCGGCATCATCGGCACCGACAGATAGCCGATGGGGGCGCCTCCCGCCACATCCCAGATCAGCGGGCGGCGGCCCGAACCCGTGACAGCCAGGTACTTCCCATCCGGTGAGGCCACGATGCCCATGCCGTCACGCTGGAACCCATACCGCAGCGTGTCGACGACGGAGTCCGTGGCGCAGTCAATGACGGCCACCCACCCTTCTGGGTCTCCCGTCTTGGCAACGTACAGCCGGTAGCTCCCTGGCTTCGGCTCGGTCCCCTTGTCGGAGCAGGCCAAGGCCAGTGCCCCGGCCAGGAGCATGGTGCTCAGTATCCCTTTGGACCACGATCGCCCCGTCAGCTCTCTCCTCGCCATTCGATCCCCCCTTATGTGCTCACGACCAGCACACGGCCGTCATCGCCGGCCATACTGGATCCGACGATCAACGCCGACCGGACGGAGACAAGAGGTGATCGGTGACCGCGCACAGCGCTGCCTCCCCGCCTGTGTCCCTACTACCTACCGCGAGTCAACGTATTCCCATATTCCACGATGTCAAGCCAATAATGTGAGCGACGGAACTTGCTGAGTCGCGGGCGATACGGCTCGAAGGCGGCCAGAGCGGTATCAACAGTGGTCGACGCGCACTTGCCGCCTCACGCCGTGTCTGGAATCGCCCCCGGCTTCAAGGCAATCCGTACCTCACCTGCGACCTCATAGGTGACGGTCGCGATCAGGGACCGGACCAGGCGGGGTCGCTCCTGCGGGTACAGCACATCCCACAGGTCGTCGAACTGGGCGAAAGCTTGGGGTAACACCAAGAAGTCCGCGAGGCAAGAACCACACGGGCCTCAGTGTCATCCTTGTCTTGCCCGCCTCACGGGGCGCAAGGGTCGTGGAACTCGGTCGCCGGGTCATCACCACGGAAGACGACGTTGACCATCCGCAGCATATCGTGAACAGTGATCACAGGGGCACGCAGAATTCAATAGCGCAGTTCTCCGGTTTACCTGTATAATGCATCGACAACGGTCACGACTCCGCACGGCGTGGTGATTCGTGAAAGACCAAGGATTCACAAGGGTGAATATGCAGCAGAGTATGGCGGACCAGATCGACTGCCGCTCCGCCGAGGCGCACCCCCCTGGCACACAGTCAGATTGAGAGGGTCATGTGCGTAAGCTCCGAATCGGCATCATTGATCTCGTGTCCAACTCCGCCAGACCGGGGCTGTGGGCCCGGGTCATGAATGCCAACTTCGCCAGCATCATGCCCCAAGTGGTTGCCACCTGGTGCGAAGCCCGGGGTCACGAGGTCTCATTGACGTGCTATACGGGGTTTGAGGATCTCAGTCATGAGCTGCCGGCGAAACCCGATCTCGTTTTCATCGGGGCGTTCACCGAAGCGGCGCAACTGGCGTATGCGTTGAGCCAGTTGTTTAGATCCCAAGGCGCGATCACCGTCCTGGGTGGCCCCCACGCACGATGCTACCCCCAGGACGCCCGGCAGTACTTCGATTACGTTCTTGGCTTCACCGACGAGACGGTGATTGGCGACGTACTGCGGGATTGCTCACGGCATCGCCCGTTGGGGATGTGCCTGTCGGCGTCGACGCAGCCGGTCTCACTCCCCGGCGTTCGTGAACGGTGGAAATTCCTCGAAGCCACGCTGCGCAAGGCCCCGTTGATCAAGATCGTCCCGATGATCGGCAGCCTGGGATGCCCCTACACCTGCAATTTCTGCATCGACGCGGGGGTTCCCTACCAGCCGGTCGATGCCGCCGTCATCAAGGAAGACCTGCACTTCCTCCTCACGAAGCTACGGCGACCGCACGTCGGATGGCATGATCCGAACTTCGGCGTGCGGTTTAACGATGCCATGCAGACGATCGAAGAGGCCGTGCCGCCGGACCGGATCGACTTCATCGCCGAGAGCAGTCTCTCCGTCCTTTCCGAGGATCATGTGCGGCGCCTGAAACGAAACGGCTTCAAAGTGCTTCTGCCGGGGATAGAGTCGTGGTACGAACTCGGGGAGAAGTCGAAGACCGGTGGGGCAACCGGCGTGGAGAAGGTCAGGGAAGTCTCCGAGCAGGTCAACATGATCCTCCGGCACGTGCCCTACGTCCAAGCCAACTTCGTTCTCGGGTTGGACAGCGATGCGGGAGAGGAACCCTTCGAGCTGACCAAGAGATTCCTCGACATGACTCCCGGCGCGTTTCCCGCCTTCTCGTTGCTGACCGCCTTCGGACAGGCCGCGGTGGCCAATCTCGATTACCAGCGCGCCGGACGTGTACTGTCCTTCCCGTTCCACTTCCTCAACAACTGCCGCGCGATCAACGTGCGGGTGAAGAACTATGAGTGGCCGGACTTCTATTCCCATGTGATTGACGTGACCTGCTTCGCCTGCTCATCGCGGATGATCGCCAGGCGCTTTCGGGTGAATGGCGTGGGGATTCCCGGATGGCTGAATGTGATCCGTGCGCTCTCATCGGAAGGGGCAGGACGGATCAAATACTACCGTCAGGTTCGTCATCGCCTCGACCACGATCGCCCGTTCCGCGCCTATTTTGAACAGGACACAGATGAGCTCCCACCCGTCTACTCTGACACCATTTGGCGGGATCTCGGACCCTTCTGGCCCCTGTTGCCAAAGGGCGCGCTCCACCACGACCCCAATGCGTACCTGAAGTCGGTCAGTGTTCGGGCCTCCCTGCCGTTGCAGGAAACACCTGCGACGAATCCGAGGGAGGCGACCTCGGCCGCGCTTCATCAGAACTGAAGAGCATGCACTCGCGGGCGACATGATCTGCGCTCCCCGGGACGTCGCCGATGATTCACAGCACCGGCTCACGCTCCGGACTTCTACTCCTCGTTGCAATCCGTCCGCATTGCGAAACCGGGCAGACAAAGCAGAGGCCAACAGTGAACCCCCGAAGGGAGGCTATCCCTCCGGGGGTTCGTTTGTCGTGAGATGGGCGAATCAGCGCTTGCGCACGTTCGCGGCCTGCGGTCCCTTCGGACCTTGGACGACCTCGAACTCCACCTTATCCCCCTCAGCAAGACTGCGGAACCCTTCCGCCTGGATCGACTCATGATGCACGAAGACGTCCTTGCCGCCCTCCTGCGAGATGAAGCCGTAACCCTTGCTGTCGTTGAACCACTTGACGGTACCT
This genomic interval carries:
- a CDS encoding tyrosine-type recombinase/integrase, giving the protein MTDQTRCRRPHTQRHVQRTGHQLSGPNSPLFRGQSGRRLGARQVQLRFAALCRQASITRPVSVHSLRHTFATRLYHKTGDLYLVQRARGHRQITTTEIYARVSNEALKRAVTAH
- a CDS encoding integrase core domain-containing protein yields the protein MTGALDMALGVRAATPGLICHSARRSQYGAEDVTAMITRFHLRGSMGRQGNCWDNAVVESFFGSFKTERVHGTYWATRTEARSAVVAWIEGWYNRERMHTSLNDLSPIEFEEQLEGKTI
- a CDS encoding radical SAM protein translates to MRKLRIGIIDLVSNSARPGLWARVMNANFASIMPQVVATWCEARGHEVSLTCYTGFEDLSHELPAKPDLVFIGAFTEAAQLAYALSQLFRSQGAITVLGGPHARCYPQDARQYFDYVLGFTDETVIGDVLRDCSRHRPLGMCLSASTQPVSLPGVRERWKFLEATLRKAPLIKIVPMIGSLGCPYTCNFCIDAGVPYQPVDAAVIKEDLHFLLTKLRRPHVGWHDPNFGVRFNDAMQTIEEAVPPDRIDFIAESSLSVLSEDHVRRLKRNGFKVLLPGIESWYELGEKSKTGGATGVEKVREVSEQVNMILRHVPYVQANFVLGLDSDAGEEPFELTKRFLDMTPGAFPAFSLLTAFGQAAVANLDYQRAGRVLSFPFHFLNNCRAINVRVKNYEWPDFYSHVIDVTCFACSSRMIARRFRVNGVGIPGWLNVIRALSSEGAGRIKYYRQVRHRLDHDRPFRAYFEQDTDELPPVYSDTIWRDLGPFWPLLPKGALHHDPNAYLKSVSVRASLPLQETPATNPREATSAALHQN
- a CDS encoding cold-shock protein, with the protein product MAEGTVKWFNDSKGYGFISQEGGKDVFVHHESIQAEGFRSLAEGDKVEFEVVQGPKGPQAANVRKR